A stretch of Lysinibacillus agricola DNA encodes these proteins:
- a CDS encoding glycosyltransferase family 61 protein — MEAIDINQDNIISSSDSYGFQTETLVVPYSPYYDSGYVSTWVCDFLRKTFLNKVTMKENEYKRIYITRGSARYRKIHNEEALIELLKAYDFKILDMGQFNIYEQANIFNSADVIIGIHGAALSNVVFCKPKTKLVEIFNPLYMPTMYWGIASQVGVEYYCSIGNSLDTHFNETEIEILLSKDIEVDLKQIQKFLTEYL, encoded by the coding sequence TTGGAGGCTATTGATATTAATCAAGATAATATAATTTCATCTAGTGATTCATATGGATTTCAAACTGAAACTCTAGTTGTACCATACTCCCCTTATTATGATTCAGGCTATGTAAGTACATGGGTATGTGATTTTTTGAGAAAAACTTTTTTAAATAAAGTCACTATGAAAGAGAATGAGTATAAGAGAATTTATATTACGAGAGGATCAGCTAGATATAGAAAAATCCATAATGAAGAAGCACTAATAGAGCTATTAAAAGCATATGATTTTAAAATCTTGGATATGGGACAATTTAATATTTATGAACAAGCCAATATATTTAATTCTGCTGATGTAATAATTGGAATTCATGGTGCGGCATTATCTAATGTTGTATTTTGTAAACCCAAAACAAAATTAGTTGAAATTTTTAATCCTTTATACATGCCTACAATGTATTGGGGTATAGCTAGTCAAGTAGGCGTAGAATATTATTGTTCAATTGGAAATAGTCTTGATACACATTTTAATGAAACAGAAATTGAAATTTTACTTTCGAAAGATATAGAAGTAGATTTAAAGCAAATTCAAAAATTTTTAACTGAATACTTATAG
- a CDS encoding acyl carrier protein, with protein sequence MTNEEKLRGIFAEALGININQVTENLAYNTIPEWDSIAHMALIAEIDDQFDTMLDTDDVLDMSTFAKAKEILIKYDVEF encoded by the coding sequence ATGACGAATGAAGAGAAATTACGTGGAATTTTTGCAGAAGCACTTGGGATTAATATTAATCAAGTTACAGAGAACCTAGCTTATAATACAATTCCAGAATGGGATTCAATTGCTCATATGGCATTAATTGCAGAAATTGATGATCAATTTGATACAATGTTAGACACAGATGATGTATTAGATATGAGTACTTTTGCAAAGGCAAAGGAAATATTAATTAAATATGATGTAGAGTTTTGA
- a CDS encoding glycosyltransferase family 2 protein — MEEYSPLVSICCFTYNHEKYIRDCIEGVLKQKVNFDYEIIIGEDCSTDLTKKIIESYAALNSKIKIVTSKNNVGMINNFIRTIKAASGKYIAFCEGDDYWVDGNKLQKQFNFMEKNTKFVLCGHAVKVLDNRNNMFLENYQKFNYSGEISINEITKEPLFHAASCFFRSSVFENGIPEYILEAPVLDYYLQLIAAEKGKIYYFNEPMATYRRFTEGSWSEKTSKIENQLDFLERHIITLEKFRSQTNEEYKEHLLKVIEQYIEEIKHIKEKHPKFSCPENYLSLQNIDSLEEYDSIYIFGAGGRGETLKKILDINKIKIKGFIDNNKVGLELYEEKIFSLSMIDKRSLILIASDWYKDIIQQLKKGDFSNFYVFWL; from the coding sequence ATGGAGGAGTATAGCCCACTTGTTAGTATTTGTTGCTTTACTTATAATCATGAAAAGTATATTAGAGATTGTATAGAGGGCGTTTTAAAACAAAAAGTTAATTTTGATTATGAAATAATCATTGGAGAAGATTGTAGTACAGATCTTACAAAAAAAATAATAGAGAGTTATGCTGCTTTAAACTCGAAAATTAAAATTGTTACTTCTAAAAATAATGTTGGGATGATAAATAACTTTATTAGAACAATAAAAGCTGCTTCTGGAAAATATATTGCTTTTTGTGAAGGCGACGATTATTGGGTAGATGGTAATAAATTACAAAAACAATTTAATTTTATGGAAAAAAATACTAAATTTGTTCTTTGTGGACATGCGGTTAAAGTATTAGATAATCGTAATAATATGTTTTTAGAGAACTATCAGAAATTTAATTATTCAGGTGAAATTAGTATAAACGAAATAACAAAGGAGCCATTATTTCATGCAGCAAGCTGTTTTTTTAGAAGTAGTGTTTTCGAAAACGGAATTCCTGAATATATACTGGAGGCTCCTGTTTTAGACTACTATTTACAATTGATAGCGGCGGAAAAAGGGAAAATATATTATTTCAATGAACCTATGGCTACATATAGAAGATTTACAGAAGGATCATGGAGTGAAAAAACATCAAAAATAGAAAATCAATTAGATTTTTTAGAAAGACATATTATAACTTTAGAGAAATTTAGAAGCCAAACTAATGAAGAGTACAAAGAGCATTTGTTAAAAGTCATTGAGCAATATATAGAAGAAATTAAGCACATTAAAGAAAAACATCCCAAATTTTCTTGCCCAGAAAATTATTTGAGTTTACAGAATATAGATTCCCTCGAGGAATATGATTCTATTTATATTTTTGGAGCAGGAGGAAGAGGAGAAACTTTAAAAAAGATATTAGATATAAATAAAATAAAAATTAAAGGTTTCATTGATAACAATAAAGTAGGTTTAGAGCTGTATGAAGAAAAAATATTTAGTCTATCTATGATTGACAAAAGAAGTTTAATATTAATTGCATCTGATTGGTATAAAGATATTATACAACAGTTGAAAAAAGGAGATTTTTCAAATTTCTATGTATTTTGGTTATAA
- the glf gene encoding UDP-galactopyranose mutase: protein MFDTIIIGAGYAGLVLAERLTSQRNQKVLVIEERQHIGGNAYDHFDEHGVLIHKYGPHIFHTRSKEIWDYLSQFTEWHYYEHRVLAKVDGNEVPIPFNLNTIAEVFSQDLAERLQRKLVDLLGYNVKVPILKLREQNDEDLKFLADYVYEKVFLQYTLKQWGIGPEELDPTVTGRVPVYISRDDRYFQDPYQGLPKYGYTEMFKKMVDHPNIHLMLNTKYQDVMTISKDGHTLFGQPFEGQIIYTGKIDELFDFKYGELPYRSLRFEYDTYDVEYKQTVGQLNSPNSYDFTRTTEFKHLTGQQHPKTTLAREYPQAYVRGENTPYYPIIAKENQQQYKRYKQLADELTDVHLVGRLAEYKYYDMDAVIAAALKTYKKLIEN from the coding sequence ATGTTTGACACAATAATTATCGGCGCAGGATACGCAGGTTTAGTTTTAGCCGAACGCCTCACCTCTCAACGAAATCAAAAAGTGCTTGTAATTGAAGAACGTCAACATATTGGTGGTAATGCTTATGATCATTTTGATGAGCATGGTGTTTTGATTCATAAATATGGTCCACATATTTTCCATACACGCTCAAAAGAGATATGGGATTATTTATCACAGTTTACAGAATGGCATTATTATGAGCATCGTGTGCTCGCAAAAGTGGATGGCAATGAGGTACCAATTCCCTTTAATTTAAATACGATTGCGGAAGTGTTTTCACAGGACTTAGCTGAGCGATTACAGCGAAAGTTAGTTGATTTGCTTGGTTATAATGTGAAAGTCCCTATTTTAAAACTTCGAGAGCAAAATGACGAGGACCTAAAATTTTTAGCAGACTATGTATACGAAAAAGTATTTTTGCAGTATACATTGAAACAGTGGGGCATTGGTCCAGAGGAATTGGATCCGACGGTGACTGGTCGAGTTCCTGTTTACATTTCAAGGGATGATCGTTATTTCCAAGATCCATATCAAGGTTTACCTAAGTATGGCTATACAGAAATGTTTAAAAAGATGGTTGATCATCCTAATATACATCTCATGCTGAATACAAAATATCAAGATGTGATGACAATTTCAAAGGATGGACATACTTTGTTTGGACAGCCTTTCGAAGGACAAATTATTTATACAGGTAAGATTGATGAGTTATTTGACTTTAAATATGGGGAGCTTCCATATCGTTCATTGCGGTTTGAGTATGATACATATGATGTAGAGTATAAACAAACCGTTGGGCAATTGAATTCGCCCAATAGTTATGATTTTACACGAACTACAGAATTTAAACATTTAACAGGTCAGCAGCATCCAAAGACTACTTTAGCACGTGAATATCCACAAGCCTATGTACGTGGTGAAAATACCCCTTATTATCCGATTATCGCTAAAGAAAACCAGCAACAATATAAACGTTATAAACAATTAGCAGATGAACTAACAGATGTACATTTAGTGGGACGTTTAGCAGAGTATAAGTATTATGATATGGATGCTGTAATCGCAGCAGCTTTGAAAACTTATAAAAAATTAATAGAAAATTAG
- a CDS encoding FkbM family methyltransferase, which translates to MSNIGDTLVIKQIIENDMPLFIYGSGEVAKFVHEKLKTNNLCVKGYFVDDIFLNSSDKNSILPLSYINVYKEKFNIVMGHIEGYKISKSEIRRRINNINLNDIYYLSEIYNMEELSLKFIDMNKGKFQNIKNLLADEQSRKSLTAYIDAKVYNNYSCLKDIYCEEHYFPKDIISLNENESLIDCGAYIGDTIKDFIALNNNKFKNIIAVEADPINMSILKENYLDERIRFCEVAVFSKKTDLLFDSSENMLSKISEGNGVLVKADKLDNIVKEGEEISFIKMDIEGAEMAALKGAEKIIKTQKPKLAISVYHKRNDLIEIFEYLKGLVPEYKFYFRVHKPIAIDAVLYAVAEF; encoded by the coding sequence ATGTCAAATATAGGTGACACTTTAGTAATAAAACAAATAATTGAAAATGATATGCCATTGTTTATATATGGTAGTGGTGAAGTGGCTAAATTTGTACACGAAAAGCTTAAAACAAACAATTTATGTGTGAAAGGTTATTTTGTGGATGATATTTTTTTAAACAGCTCTGATAAAAATAGTATTCTTCCATTAAGTTATATTAATGTTTATAAAGAAAAATTTAATATTGTCATGGGGCATATTGAAGGATATAAAATATCTAAAAGTGAAATTAGAAGAAGAATTAATAATATTAACTTAAATGATATTTATTATTTATCAGAAATTTATAATATGGAAGAATTATCATTAAAATTTATTGATATGAATAAAGGAAAATTTCAAAATATCAAAAATTTACTAGCAGATGAACAATCACGTAAGTCACTTACAGCTTATATAGATGCAAAAGTTTATAATAATTATAGCTGTTTAAAGGACATATATTGTGAAGAACACTATTTCCCAAAAGATATAATTTCATTGAATGAAAATGAAAGTCTCATCGATTGTGGTGCATACATAGGAGATACAATCAAAGATTTTATAGCTTTAAATAATAATAAATTCAAAAATATTATTGCAGTAGAAGCAGACCCGATTAATATGTCTATTTTAAAAGAGAACTATTTAGATGAACGTATAAGATTTTGTGAAGTGGCAGTGTTTAGTAAGAAAACTGATTTATTGTTCGATTCTTCAGAAAATATGTTATCCAAAATATCGGAAGGTAATGGTGTGCTTGTTAAGGCCGATAAATTAGATAATATTGTGAAAGAGGGTGAAGAAATTTCATTTATAAAGATGGATATTGAAGGAGCAGAAATGGCAGCATTAAAAGGAGCAGAAAAGATAATTAAAACTCAAAAACCGAAACTAGCAATTAGTGTCTATCATAAAAGAAATGATTTGATAGAAATATTTGAATATTTAAAAGGACTTGTTCCAGAATATAAATTCTATTTTAGAGTTCATAAGCCTATAGCAATTGATGCCGTTTTATACGCTGTAGCGGAATTTTGA
- a CDS encoding acetyltransferase — MKRQYIYGAGALAREIYSTILCLNKSQAVAKFNIEAFVVDQAYFNEQDNLLMGIPVISETIFSNEEWGNCEFVIGIGESLVREKIYKKIVSKGSTLMETIIHPNALVIQGSSTAIGSYIAPNTTISIDTIIGENVIINQNCSIGHDCNIQDNSVISPGVILSGHVSIGRSSFVGSGAVILPKVNIGEYCIIGANVTLNKDLSANNKLLQVTRNIAVPIE, encoded by the coding sequence ATGAAGCGACAATATATTTATGGTGCAGGAGCCCTTGCTAGAGAAATTTATAGTACTATCTTATGTTTAAATAAAAGTCAAGCTGTTGCTAAATTTAATATTGAAGCTTTTGTTGTAGATCAAGCTTATTTTAATGAGCAAGATAATTTACTTATGGGCATTCCAGTTATTTCAGAGACTATCTTTTCAAATGAAGAATGGGGAAATTGTGAATTTGTAATTGGAATTGGAGAAAGTTTAGTAAGAGAAAAAATTTATAAAAAAATAGTATCAAAAGGTTCTACGTTAATGGAAACGATTATACATCCTAATGCACTAGTAATTCAAGGCAGTAGTACTGCAATAGGTTCATATATCGCACCAAATACAACAATTTCTATAGATACAATAATAGGTGAGAATGTGATAATAAATCAAAATTGTTCAATTGGCCATGACTGTAATATCCAAGATAATAGTGTGATTTCTCCAGGAGTGATTTTATCAGGACATGTCAGTATTGGACGTAGTAGTTTTGTAGGAAGTGGAGCAGTTATCTTACCAAAAGTTAATATTGGAGAATATTGTATTATAGGAGCAAATGTAACATTAAATAAAGATTTGTCAGCTAATAATAAATTATTACAGGTAACAAGGAATATAGCTGTACCGATAGAGTAA
- a CDS encoding methyltransferase domain-containing protein: MKNQYCQICKGDLEYFFTKSFNLEILNKVDYLKCNNCGFVKADTICKLNIEKWNRLNNEFHSNYQYSEMNIEDLKWVTRLEKQSKILKEFADLKIINLNESLDYGCGDAKLSKSLKKISGYNLLNYDKYMTEETYNTQLRENYFNFLITTSVFEHIVDLRDLDNIVSLINENGVMAVHTLITEKIPRDPNWFYLYPVHVSFFTNKSMEILFNKWGFKSSLYHLESQLWFFFKENKEFDQRFLSENNLFYKDGFMDYWHVKPYRRN; the protein is encoded by the coding sequence ATGAAAAATCAATATTGTCAGATATGCAAAGGAGACTTAGAATATTTTTTTACTAAAAGTTTCAATCTAGAAATATTAAATAAAGTGGACTATCTAAAATGCAATAATTGTGGTTTTGTTAAAGCTGATACAATTTGCAAATTGAATATAGAAAAATGGAATAGATTGAATAATGAATTTCATTCGAATTATCAATATTCTGAAATGAATATTGAAGATCTAAAATGGGTCACTAGGCTTGAAAAGCAATCAAAAATACTCAAAGAGTTTGCCGATTTGAAAATTATTAATTTAAACGAAAGTTTAGATTATGGATGTGGCGATGCAAAACTATCTAAATCATTAAAGAAAATTAGTGGCTATAATTTATTGAATTATGATAAATACATGACTGAAGAAACATATAACACTCAATTAAGAGAAAATTACTTTAACTTTTTAATCACAACTTCTGTTTTTGAACATATTGTAGATTTGAGAGATTTAGATAATATAGTTAGTTTGATAAATGAGAATGGGGTTATGGCTGTACACACATTAATTACTGAAAAAATTCCTAGAGATCCTAACTGGTTTTATTTATACCCAGTGCACGTATCTTTTTTTACAAATAAATCTATGGAAATATTGTTTAATAAATGGGGATTTAAATCAAGTTTATATCATCTTGAATCTCAATTATGGTTCTTTTTTAAAGAAAATAAAGAGTTTGATCAAAGATTTTTAAGTGAAAATAATTTATTTTATAAGGATGGCTTTATGGATTACTGGCATGTAAAGCCATATAGAAGAAATTAA
- the pseH gene encoding UDP-4-amino-4,6-dideoxy-N-acetyl-beta-L-altrosamine N-acetyltransferase has product MISFRKLEERDLELVLEWRTSEHVTQYMYTDIEKDLVNQYKWFEKNFNDDTQYYWIIEVKNTPIGLISLNQLDRTNKKSSFAYYIGDLNYSIIAGRIHPYLYNFAFYELGLNKVYAEVMRGNDGMMKMHKHYGFTHVATFKDHIYKYDQFHDVEYFELLASDWTECTKFHKFKLTFVL; this is encoded by the coding sequence TTGATTTCATTTCGTAAACTAGAGGAACGAGATTTAGAGCTTGTGCTAGAATGGCGTACAAGTGAGCATGTGACACAATATATGTATACGGATATAGAAAAGGATTTAGTAAACCAATATAAATGGTTTGAGAAAAATTTCAATGATGATACACAATATTACTGGATAATCGAAGTTAAAAATACGCCAATTGGTTTAATTTCACTAAATCAGTTGGATCGAACGAATAAAAAATCATCATTTGCTTATTACATTGGCGATTTAAATTATTCGATTATCGCGGGTCGTATTCACCCTTACCTTTATAATTTTGCCTTTTATGAACTTGGTTTAAATAAGGTATATGCAGAAGTCATGCGCGGAAATGATGGAATGATGAAAATGCATAAGCATTATGGCTTTACACATGTTGCAACATTTAAAGATCATATTTATAAATACGACCAATTTCACGATGTAGAGTATTTTGAACTTTTAGCTTCTGATTGGACAGAGTGTACAAAGTTTCATAAATTTAAATTAACATTTGTATTATAA
- a CDS encoding methyltransferase domain-containing protein has product MSDYKMLNVGCGSTYHQDWVNVDLVSESKDVIEMDIRKGLDFPNESFDVVYCSHILEHLRPEKGEEFIKEMIRVLKPNGIIRVVVPNLETIVKNYLYYKKRVEENYNPYDEANYDWSMLELFDQIVRENPGGNMVKYMLNEKIINKDFIFERWGWQAEQIYSLFENELLLDFCKDKKIVIFGAGSYGKKVKQALKKAGMEIFGFIDNDVQKQGTFFEDKMIYNLDEVIADDILIVVASSWWKSIEEQLISEDMENGIHYFIENREIEVTIEDKKFTETYEYIEKKLGLEYADIFKKSLFRNRGEVHYWMYDSFSLKRLLKKYGVNFSKICNSDESEIPNFNLFNLDTIEGVTRKPDSLFIEGIK; this is encoded by the coding sequence ATGAGTGATTATAAAATGTTAAATGTTGGGTGCGGATCGACGTATCATCAAGATTGGGTTAATGTTGATTTAGTATCTGAAAGTAAAGATGTAATTGAGATGGATATTCGAAAAGGATTGGATTTTCCAAATGAAAGTTTTGATGTTGTATATTGCTCACATATTTTGGAACATTTAAGACCTGAAAAGGGCGAGGAATTTATTAAAGAAATGATTCGTGTTCTAAAGCCAAATGGCATTATAAGAGTTGTTGTTCCTAATCTTGAAACAATAGTAAAAAATTATCTATATTATAAAAAAAGAGTAGAAGAAAATTACAATCCTTATGATGAAGCAAATTATGATTGGTCTATGTTAGAGTTGTTTGATCAAATTGTACGAGAAAATCCTGGTGGAAATATGGTTAAATATATGCTAAATGAAAAAATTATTAATAAGGATTTTATTTTTGAAAGATGGGGATGGCAAGCAGAACAAATTTATTCTTTATTTGAAAATGAATTGTTATTAGATTTCTGTAAAGACAAAAAAATTGTTATTTTTGGTGCAGGATCTTATGGAAAAAAAGTAAAGCAAGCATTAAAAAAAGCAGGTATGGAAATATTTGGATTTATTGATAATGATGTTCAAAAGCAAGGTACTTTTTTTGAAGACAAGATGATTTATAATTTAGATGAAGTAATTGCAGATGATATTCTTATAGTTGTAGCCTCTTCCTGGTGGAAATCAATAGAAGAGCAATTAATAAGTGAAGATATGGAAAATGGAATACACTATTTTATCGAAAATAGAGAAATTGAAGTAACTATAGAAGACAAGAAATTTACGGAGACCTACGAGTATATTGAAAAAAAACTAGGGTTAGAATATGCTGATATCTTTAAAAAATCCTTATTTAGAAATAGGGGAGAGGTACATTATTGGATGTATGACTCGTTTTCATTAAAGAGACTTTTAAAAAAATACGGAGTGAACTTTAGTAAAATTTGTAATTCTGATGAAAGCGAAATACCAAACTTTAATTTATTTAACTTGGACACAATAGAAGGCGTAACTAGAAAGCCGGATTCTCTATTTATCGAAGGAATAAAGTAA
- a CDS encoding SDR family NAD(P)-dependent oxidoreductase — MSFKKIILITGATRGIGYETAVKAAKKSWTLILNGRDEKRLQEIKEELESLYDTTVHILSYDVCDIDAIKKAFMWIKKNVGQLDAVVNNAGILDDALLGMVNEKQVSNTLAVNTEAVIYHMQYASRLMMKQKSGSIVNVSSIIGRVGNAGQTVYGASKAAVIGATYSAAKELAPYNIRVNAVAPGFIETDMTKQLSQEKYEQRLSEIKMGRIGTAEEVANVILFLASDYSSYVTGQVIGVDGGMVI, encoded by the coding sequence ATGTCTTTTAAGAAAATTATTCTCATTACTGGTGCAACACGTGGCATTGGCTATGAAACAGCTGTAAAAGCAGCGAAAAAAAGCTGGACGTTAATTTTAAATGGTCGAGATGAAAAGCGCCTGCAAGAGATTAAGGAAGAATTGGAATCGCTATACGATACAACTGTACATATTCTAAGCTATGATGTTTGCGATATAGATGCTATAAAAAAAGCATTTATGTGGATTAAAAAAAATGTTGGGCAACTAGACGCTGTAGTTAATAATGCTGGCATTTTGGATGATGCATTGCTTGGAATGGTCAATGAAAAACAGGTGTCAAATACTTTAGCTGTTAATACTGAAGCAGTTATTTACCATATGCAATATGCGTCTCGCCTAATGATGAAACAAAAATCTGGTTCTATTGTTAATGTGAGCTCGATTATTGGTCGAGTTGGTAATGCTGGGCAAACAGTATATGGTGCAAGCAAAGCAGCGGTAATTGGTGCGACGTATTCTGCTGCGAAAGAGCTAGCACCTTATAATATCCGTGTAAATGCAGTAGCACCTGGGTTTATTGAGACAGATATGACGAAGCAATTGTCACAAGAGAAATATGAGCAGCGTTTATCAGAAATTAAAATGGGTCGTATTGGTACCGCTGAAGAAGTAGCTAATGTCATTTTATTTTTAGCTTCAGATTATTCTTCTTATGTAACAGGACAAGTTATAGGTGTAGATGGAGGCATGGTGATTTAA
- a CDS encoding glycosyltransferase family 8 protein, with product MHTERINIVITCDDDFIQHMGVMLISLLKNTTEPQNINIFFLDHGIKQQSKDSMNRICSDYKATIHFLEIDGKLFEDFYISHHINQVTYYRIIAPLVVPRNIKRVIYIDGDVIVEGDIKELFRIDLNNKVLGAIPDPYGIERIQELNIPNSKYFNAGILLIDVEKWNSKNLTKKLLDYIQNNNKLKYWDQDALNANLYDLWEELSPEWNYQTAIALNKEYSELSPKIIHYTEPQKPWQIYCRHPYSDRYYKYIEFSEWKQYNPIPNKIQQLLKEKKYKYFIFGTGELAKSFYTKVSDDKIIQGFIDNDSKKWGSLFENKHINSPNVINEFENIRILVCSSYFEEIKKQLESDYYKIENIDFFKINIDSNQFP from the coding sequence ATGCACACTGAACGTATAAATATAGTTATTACATGTGATGATGATTTTATTCAACATATGGGGGTCATGTTAATATCATTATTAAAAAATACAACTGAACCTCAGAATATAAATATTTTTTTTCTAGATCACGGTATTAAACAACAAAGTAAAGATTCAATGAATAGGATATGTAGCGACTATAAAGCAACAATACATTTTTTAGAAATAGATGGGAAATTGTTTGAAGATTTTTATATAAGCCATCATATAAATCAAGTAACTTATTATAGAATAATAGCTCCTTTGGTGGTTCCTAGAAATATAAAGAGAGTAATTTATATAGATGGGGATGTAATAGTTGAAGGTGATATTAAAGAGTTATTTAGAATAGATTTAAATAATAAAGTTCTTGGAGCGATACCTGATCCTTATGGGATAGAGAGAATTCAGGAGTTGAACATTCCGAACTCGAAGTACTTTAATGCAGGTATTTTATTAATAGATGTAGAGAAATGGAATTCAAAAAACTTAACAAAAAAATTATTGGATTATATTCAAAATAACAATAAATTAAAATATTGGGACCAAGATGCTTTGAATGCAAATTTATATGATTTATGGGAAGAGTTATCACCGGAGTGGAATTACCAAACGGCAATAGCTTTGAATAAAGAATATAGTGAATTGAGTCCTAAAATTATACATTACACTGAACCTCAGAAACCGTGGCAAATTTATTGTAGACATCCTTATAGCGATAGATATTATAAGTATATTGAATTTAGTGAATGGAAACAATATAATCCTATTCCAAATAAAATACAGCAACTTTTAAAAGAAAAAAAGTATAAATATTTTATTTTTGGAACTGGAGAACTGGCTAAATCGTTTTATACTAAAGTGTCTGATGATAAAATTATTCAAGGATTTATTGATAATGATTCAAAAAAGTGGGGAAGTCTTTTTGAAAATAAACATATTAATTCCCCAAACGTTATTAATGAATTTGAAAATATAAGAATATTAGTATGTAGCTCTTATTTTGAAGAAATAAAAAAGCAACTTGAAAGTGATTATTATAAAATAGAGAATATAGATTTTTTTAAAATTAATATTGATTCGAATCAATTTCCATAA
- a CDS encoding glycosyltransferase, with amino-acid sequence MNISVVIPLYNAEKYIVETLDSLMNQTYPIDEILVVDDCGPDRSAEVVKEYSKRHPIVRLIQQPHNQGGSAARNRGLKEARNKWVLMMDADDTIHPDLLRNQFELLGQYSEAKPAPVCVHPAYVQTDAEGNILANSEYRGQQLSYNETFGSLLVRNYIITPSGLLLDRDAALEIGGYKTNFFVSEDAEFILRLSRKGTFVYLDKPYVYFRRHPMSITSDLKKASNAGKAILEVYSIDEIKEAIFSRSFVEQKNLLDFITLLYQYQLFDKGFRYLADIKGDEYQQSKLFYQALYYIENNQEIEASRHLDQLLSINDGHGAALNNRAVIYAKDNDSKMACELLESAILLFPGYMDATDNLQAVKEGTQEYRFTKRELRKNLLRYS; translated from the coding sequence ATGAATATTTCTGTAGTGATTCCGTTATATAATGCAGAAAAATACATAGTAGAAACATTAGATAGTTTAATGAATCAAACATATCCAATAGATGAGATTTTAGTTGTAGATGATTGTGGTCCTGATCGTTCTGCTGAAGTCGTAAAAGAGTACAGTAAGCGACATCCAATCGTTCGTTTAATTCAGCAGCCACATAATCAAGGCGGATCAGCAGCACGCAATAGAGGACTTAAAGAGGCACGTAATAAGTGGGTATTGATGATGGATGCGGATGATACGATTCATCCCGATTTATTAAGAAATCAATTTGAGCTGCTCGGACAATATTCAGAGGCTAAACCTGCTCCTGTTTGTGTACATCCTGCTTATGTTCAAACAGATGCGGAAGGTAACATTTTAGCAAACAGTGAATACAGAGGACAGCAGCTATCATACAATGAAACTTTTGGTTCTTTATTAGTAAGGAATTATATTATTACTCCTTCAGGTTTATTACTGGATAGAGATGCAGCACTTGAAATTGGAGGCTATAAAACGAACTTTTTCGTTTCGGAGGATGCTGAGTTTATTTTACGTTTATCGCGCAAAGGAACTTTTGTTTATTTAGATAAGCCGTATGTCTATTTCCGCCGTCATCCAATGAGTATTACTTCGGATTTAAAAAAGGCTTCCAATGCAGGAAAAGCTATTTTAGAGGTTTATTCAATTGACGAAATAAAGGAGGCAATTTTTAGTCGAAGTTTTGTTGAACAAAAAAATTTGCTGGATTTTATAACGTTGTTGTATCAATATCAACTATTTGATAAAGGTTTTCGTTATTTAGCCGATATTAAAGGTGATGAGTACCAACAAAGTAAGCTGTTCTATCAAGCACTTTATTATATAGAAAATAATCAAGAAATAGAAGCTTCGCGTCATCTAGATCAGTTATTAAGTATAAATGATGGTCATGGTGCAGCATTAAATAATCGTGCTGTCATTTACGCAAAGGATAATGATAGTAAAATGGCGTGTGAACTTTTGGAAAGTGCAATATTATTATTCCCAGGCTATATGGACGCGACAGATAATTTACAAGCTGTAAAAGAAGGTACGCAAGAGTACCGTTTCACTAAGCGCGAATTGCGTAAAAATTTATTAAGATATTCCTAG